A window from Streptomyces sp. NBC_00299 encodes these proteins:
- a CDS encoding MCE family protein: MRTTGARQTAAPLIKFSVFALVTILATALLAATIVNISFTPEHRYRAVFSDVTGLEEGDDIRVAGVRVGEVEGIRIKDRTLAEVTFTVGQDRPLLTSTGAVIRYRNLVGQRYVALTEGTGDGTRLLRPGATIPLSRTQPALDLNALLNGFKPLFAALSPKDVNQLATEIIKTLQGEGGTVNSLLVHTASLTSTLAGRDQLIGSVIDNLNTVLKTLDKRGTRFSGLLKQLRRVVSGLSADRKPIGQSLVNIGDLTEATSGLLKDARPPLKDDIAELTELTGTLNDNDKTVEGVLKRLPNKLNELTGTASYGSWFNFYLCDFDGRIVLPKTKSASQQVLTPDLHVARARCGA, encoded by the coding sequence GTGAGGACCACAGGCGCGCGGCAGACCGCTGCTCCTCTCATCAAGTTCAGCGTCTTCGCGCTGGTGACCATCCTGGCGACGGCCCTCCTCGCCGCCACCATCGTGAACATCTCCTTCACCCCGGAGCATCGCTATCGCGCGGTGTTCAGCGACGTCACCGGCCTGGAGGAGGGCGACGACATCCGCGTGGCCGGGGTGCGGGTCGGCGAGGTCGAGGGCATCCGGATCAAGGACCGGACACTGGCCGAGGTCACCTTCACGGTCGGCCAGGACCGGCCGCTGCTCACCAGCACGGGCGCGGTCATCCGGTACCGCAACCTGGTCGGGCAGCGGTACGTCGCGCTGACCGAGGGCACGGGCGACGGCACCCGGCTGCTGCGGCCCGGCGCGACGATCCCGCTGTCGCGCACACAACCGGCGTTGGACCTCAACGCCCTGCTGAACGGCTTCAAGCCGCTGTTCGCCGCGCTGAGCCCGAAGGACGTCAACCAGCTCGCCACCGAGATCATCAAGACCCTCCAGGGCGAGGGCGGCACCGTCAACAGCCTGCTGGTGCACACGGCGTCGCTCACCTCGACGCTGGCCGGCCGCGACCAGCTGATCGGCTCGGTGATCGACAACCTCAACACCGTGCTGAAGACGCTCGACAAACGCGGCACCCGCTTCTCCGGCCTGCTCAAGCAGCTGCGACGGGTCGTCTCGGGCCTGTCCGCCGACCGCAAGCCCATCGGGCAGTCGCTGGTGAACATCGGCGATCTGACCGAGGCCACCTCGGGGCTGCTGAAGGACGCGCGTCCGCCGCTGAAGGACGACATCGCCGAGCTGACCGAGCTCACCGGAACGCTGAACGACAACGACAAGACCGTGGAGGGCGTCCTGAAGCGGCTGCCGAACAAGCTCAACGAGCTGACCGGGACGGCGTCCTACGGCTCGTGGTTCAACTTCTACCTGTGCGACTTCGACGGGCGGATCGTACTGCCGAAGACGAAGTCGGCGTCACAGCAGGTGCTCACGCCTGATCTGCATGTGGCGAGGGCGAGGTGCGGGGCATGA
- a CDS encoding MlaE family ABC transporter permease, with amino-acid sequence MRLLNRPLRSLEALGTQLSFYGRSLVWTGRTLRRYKKEILRLLAEVSFGRGALAVVGGTVGVIAFLSFFTGTEVGLQGYAALNQLGTSNFVAFLSAYFNTREIAPLVAGLALSATVGAGFTAQLGAMRISEETDALEVMGVPSLPFLVTTRMIAGFVAVIPLYVVGLLSSYLAARTITTGYYGQSAGTYDHYFQQYLPPVDVLWSFGKVLVFAVLIILVHCFYGYYASGGPAGVGVAVGHAVRTSIVAINVLDFFLSLAIWGANTTVRIAG; translated from the coding sequence ATGAGACTTCTCAACCGCCCCCTGCGCTCCCTCGAAGCGCTGGGCACCCAACTCTCCTTCTACGGACGCTCGTTGGTGTGGACCGGCCGCACCCTGCGCCGCTACAAGAAGGAGATCCTCCGGCTGCTGGCCGAGGTGAGCTTCGGCCGGGGCGCGCTGGCGGTGGTGGGCGGCACGGTCGGCGTGATCGCCTTCCTGTCCTTCTTCACCGGCACGGAGGTCGGCCTCCAGGGCTACGCGGCCCTCAACCAACTCGGCACCTCCAACTTCGTGGCGTTCCTCTCCGCGTACTTCAACACCCGGGAGATCGCCCCGCTGGTGGCCGGGCTCGCCCTGTCCGCGACCGTCGGCGCCGGGTTCACCGCCCAGCTGGGCGCGATGCGGATCAGCGAGGAGACCGACGCGCTCGAAGTGATGGGCGTGCCCTCGCTGCCGTTCCTGGTGACGACGAGGATGATCGCCGGGTTCGTCGCGGTGATCCCGCTGTACGTGGTCGGCCTGCTGTCCTCGTACCTCGCCGCCCGCACCATCACCACCGGCTACTACGGGCAGTCGGCCGGCACCTACGACCACTACTTCCAGCAGTACCTGCCCCCGGTCGACGTGCTGTGGTCCTTCGGGAAGGTGCTCGTCTTCGCCGTGCTGATCATCCTGGTCCACTGCTTCTACGGCTACTACGCGAGCGGCGGCCCGGCGGGCGTCGGCGTGGCGGTGGGCCATGCGGTGCGGACCTCGATCGTGGCGATCAACGTTCTTGACTTCTTCCTGTCGCTGGCGATCTGGGGCGCCAACACGACCGTGCGGATAGCGGGGTGA
- a CDS encoding MCE family protein, which yields MSVLRVSVLRKGGMAAWAAVGSLLLSGCEFNGWYDVQLPGGAASDGNAYHVTVEFRDVLDLVPQSAVKVNNVTVGAVEKVELDGWHARARLRVADSVKLPANAIAELRQTSVLGEKYVALSRPTNTTPVGRLGDGDAIPLSRSGRNPEIEEVLSALSALLNGGGVAQLKTITVELNKALEGRENRVKSLLKELNTFLGGLDKQKGDIVRALKAVDRLAKRLGKEKKTIAEAVDTMPPALKVLADQRRDLTRMLTALSKLGRTGTKVVNASHDDTVANLKQLRPILRQLNKAGDDLPNSLELLTTYPFPRNAVDAIKGDYVNLHITADIDLAGIYGNLTEKPGGSRDGDGAPQGPKLPETPDLPDVPDLPSLPTVPTPTALPSTPRVPSSPSAPSDGGGDPLCPPVCTSSYGSYGTGGDWPKGINLALAELMLKGVQP from the coding sequence ATGAGCGTGCTGCGCGTGAGCGTGCTGCGCAAGGGCGGGATGGCGGCCTGGGCGGCCGTCGGCTCGCTGCTCCTCTCCGGCTGCGAGTTCAACGGCTGGTACGACGTCCAGCTGCCCGGCGGAGCGGCCTCGGACGGCAACGCGTACCACGTCACCGTCGAGTTCCGTGACGTCCTCGACCTGGTACCGCAGTCGGCGGTGAAGGTCAACAACGTCACCGTGGGCGCGGTGGAGAAGGTGGAGCTGGACGGCTGGCACGCGCGCGCACGCCTCCGGGTCGCCGACTCGGTCAAGCTGCCCGCCAACGCGATCGCGGAGCTGCGGCAGACCAGCGTGCTCGGCGAGAAGTACGTGGCACTGTCCAGGCCGACGAACACCACACCGGTCGGACGCCTCGGCGACGGCGACGCGATCCCCCTGTCCCGCAGCGGCCGCAATCCGGAGATCGAGGAGGTGCTGTCCGCCCTGTCGGCACTGCTCAACGGCGGTGGAGTGGCGCAGCTCAAGACGATCACCGTGGAGCTGAACAAGGCGCTGGAGGGACGGGAGAACCGGGTCAAGTCGCTACTGAAGGAACTGAACACGTTCCTGGGCGGCCTGGACAAGCAGAAGGGCGACATCGTCCGGGCGCTGAAGGCCGTGGACCGACTCGCCAAGCGCCTCGGCAAGGAGAAGAAGACCATCGCCGAGGCGGTCGACACGATGCCTCCGGCCCTGAAGGTGCTGGCCGACCAGCGGCGGGATCTGACGAGGATGCTCACGGCGCTGTCGAAGCTGGGCCGAACGGGCACCAAGGTGGTCAACGCCTCGCACGACGACACGGTCGCCAACCTGAAGCAGCTCCGCCCGATCCTGCGACAGCTCAACAAGGCGGGTGACGACCTGCCCAACTCGCTCGAGCTGCTGACGACTTACCCGTTCCCGCGCAACGCAGTGGACGCCATCAAGGGGGACTACGTCAACCTGCACATCACGGCGGACATCGACCTGGCGGGGATCTACGGCAACTTGACGGAGAAGCCGGGCGGCAGTCGGGATGGCGACGGGGCACCCCAGGGACCCAAGCTCCCCGAGACCCCGGACCTCCCGGACGTACCGGATCTCCCGAGCCTGCCGACCGTCCCGACACCCACCGCGCTCCCGAGCACACCGCGCGTGCCGTCGTCCCCCTCGGCCCCTTCCGACGGCGGTGGCGACCCGCTGTGCCCGCCGGTGTGCACCAGCAGTTACGGCAGTTACGGCACCGGGGGCGACTGGCCGAAGGGGATCAACCTCGCACTGGCCGAGCTGATGCTGAAGGGAGTCCAGCCGTGA
- a CDS encoding MCE family protein: MRVPRVLRLRLYGVVFLAVLALLLSLSVAVYRQVFTPVVRITLEADSLGNQLDPRADVKLRGLLVGEVREVRADGTKATLDIALKPEHVEYIPSDVHARLLPKTLFGEKYVDLVPPAGSAARPIRAGDVITQDRTRVGIEVQQLMNDLLPLLRTVQPGKLNATLSAFATALEGRGDRIGDNLTRLEAYLRRLNPHLPSLTEDIARFAEVAEIYGDAAPDLMEILRNTVTTSRTIVEQKDRLAAALQTTATVAGTAQDFLDANGDRLITLGQVSRPTLELFARYSPEYPCLLAGLVRQEKASEEAFRGGTMHITLEAVRPQGAYEPGEEPRYGERSGPDCRDLPSPPVPAPGAHLDDGSKSEGSSSGGPLGVSATRAEQRAVGSLVAPALGVPADAVPPVATLLFGPLARGTAVSVA, translated from the coding sequence ATGAGGGTGCCGAGAGTGCTGAGGCTGAGGTTGTACGGCGTCGTCTTCCTCGCCGTACTCGCCTTGCTGCTGTCGTTGTCCGTGGCCGTCTACCGGCAGGTGTTCACGCCGGTCGTCCGGATCACCTTGGAGGCCGACAGCCTCGGCAACCAGCTCGATCCGCGCGCCGACGTCAAGCTGCGCGGGCTGCTGGTCGGCGAGGTGCGCGAGGTGCGGGCCGACGGGACGAAGGCGACGCTCGACATCGCGCTCAAGCCGGAGCACGTCGAGTACATCCCGTCCGATGTCCACGCACGGCTGCTGCCCAAGACCCTGTTCGGCGAGAAGTACGTCGACCTGGTGCCGCCCGCCGGCTCCGCCGCCCGCCCGATCCGGGCCGGTGACGTCATCACCCAGGACCGCACCCGGGTCGGCATCGAAGTGCAGCAGCTCATGAACGACCTGCTGCCCCTGCTGCGAACCGTCCAGCCCGGCAAGCTCAACGCCACCCTCTCCGCGTTCGCAACCGCCCTCGAAGGCCGCGGCGACCGGATCGGCGACAACCTCACACGCCTGGAGGCCTACCTGCGCCGCCTCAACCCCCATCTGCCGTCCCTCACCGAGGACATCGCCCGCTTCGCCGAGGTCGCCGAGATATACGGCGACGCGGCGCCCGACCTGATGGAGATCCTGCGCAACACCGTCACCACCAGCCGCACGATCGTCGAGCAGAAGGACCGGCTGGCAGCGGCATTGCAGACCACGGCGACCGTCGCGGGCACGGCGCAGGACTTCCTCGACGCGAACGGCGACCGGCTCATCACCCTCGGCCAGGTCTCCCGCCCGACGCTGGAGCTGTTCGCCCGCTACTCCCCCGAGTACCCGTGTCTGCTGGCCGGTCTGGTCCGGCAGGAGAAGGCCTCGGAGGAGGCGTTCCGGGGCGGCACGATGCACATCACGCTGGAGGCCGTACGGCCGCAGGGGGCCTACGAACCGGGCGAGGAGCCGCGTTACGGCGAGCGGTCGGGGCCCGACTGCCGTGATCTGCCGAGTCCGCCGGTACCGGCTCCCGGGGCCCACCTCGATGACGGCTCGAAGTCGGAGGGTTCCTCCTCGGGCGGCCCGCTCGGCGTGTCTGCCACGCGAGCCGAGCAGCGGGCCGTCGGCTCGCTCGTTGCGCCAGCGCTGGGGGTACCCGCCGACGCGGTGCCGCCGGTCGCGACGCTGCTGTTCGGGCCGTTGGCGCGCGGGACGGCGGTGAGTGTGGCGTGA
- a CDS encoding MlaE family ABC transporter permease, translated as MSLSPIGALRHSGSLFAMALDVVRTVPRRPFQAREFIQQAWFVASVTILPTALVSIPFGAVIALQIGSLTRQLGAQSFSGAASVLAVLREASPIVTALLIAGAGGTAICADLGARKIRDEIDAMQVLGIDPIHRLVVPRVLASMVVAVLLNGLVSVVGVAGGYFFNVVLQNGTPGAYLASFTTLAQLSDLWAAEIKALVFGAIAAIVASYKGLTAKGGPKGVGDAVNQSVVITFMLLFVTNFVMTAVYFQVVPQRG; from the coding sequence ATGAGCCTTTCACCGATCGGAGCGCTGCGGCACTCGGGCAGCCTGTTCGCGATGGCGCTGGACGTCGTCCGGACTGTGCCTCGACGGCCCTTCCAGGCACGGGAGTTCATCCAGCAGGCGTGGTTCGTCGCGAGCGTGACGATCCTGCCGACGGCCCTGGTCTCCATCCCCTTCGGCGCGGTCATCGCGCTGCAGATCGGCAGCCTGACCCGGCAGCTCGGCGCCCAGTCCTTCTCGGGGGCCGCCTCCGTGCTGGCCGTGCTGCGGGAGGCCTCGCCGATCGTCACCGCGCTGCTCATCGCGGGCGCGGGCGGCACGGCGATTTGCGCGGACCTGGGTGCCCGGAAGATCCGGGACGAGATCGACGCGATGCAGGTTCTCGGCATCGACCCCATCCACCGCCTGGTCGTCCCCCGCGTGCTGGCGTCGATGGTCGTGGCCGTGCTGCTCAACGGCCTGGTGTCGGTGGTCGGCGTCGCGGGCGGCTACTTCTTCAACGTCGTCCTCCAGAACGGCACCCCGGGCGCCTACCTCGCCTCCTTCACCACCCTCGCCCAGCTCTCCGACCTGTGGGCGGCCGAGATCAAGGCACTCGTCTTCGGCGCGATCGCGGCGATCGTCGCCTCGTACAAGGGACTCACCGCGAAGGGCGGCCCGAAGGGCGTGGGCGACGCGGTGAACCAGTCGGTGGTGATCACCTTCATGTTGCTGTTCGTGACCAACTTCGTGATGACCGCCGTGTACTTCCAGGTCGTCCCGCAGAGGGGCTGA
- a CDS encoding RNA polymerase sigma factor, which yields MRAADDRWQRMWNHREQLLRVARRRSMSAEDAEDAVHEAMLRAAERPDLDDERLAAWLTTVTMRLCVDRYRQVNREAEVRTSPTLIAPGPVPVEEAVCDRAEAKWLAVRSGELPARQAEALRLKSEDLDVGQVAVRMGLSYRTVESLLARARRTLRQSLAATLGYALFLIGWGRPRGGGKVQAVTAASTAATLAVAGFVLPYTLDGGDGEGVTGPRATVASPGLEALRPDSSTGGRAPQGNRPTASAAEPEAAGSPSAESFRPLSVPSLPEVAVPKVSVTPLPVLPAPEVPRVPEVPELPQSPELPETPDLPVEPSAAPSASLPLPTAPPQP from the coding sequence ATGCGCGCCGCCGACGACCGTTGGCAGCGCATGTGGAACCACCGTGAGCAGCTGCTCAGGGTGGCCCGGCGCAGGTCGATGAGCGCGGAGGACGCCGAAGACGCGGTGCACGAGGCGATGCTGCGGGCCGCCGAGCGTCCCGACCTGGACGACGAGAGGCTCGCCGCATGGCTGACGACGGTCACGATGCGCCTGTGCGTCGACCGCTACCGGCAGGTGAACCGGGAGGCCGAGGTGCGCACCAGCCCGACCCTCATCGCCCCCGGCCCGGTGCCCGTCGAGGAAGCGGTGTGCGACCGGGCCGAGGCGAAGTGGCTGGCGGTCCGCAGTGGTGAGCTGCCCGCTCGGCAGGCCGAGGCGCTGCGGCTGAAGTCGGAGGACCTCGACGTAGGCCAGGTCGCCGTCCGCATGGGGCTGAGTTACCGGACCGTCGAATCGCTGCTGGCCCGGGCTCGGCGGACGCTGCGGCAGTCGCTGGCCGCGACGCTCGGGTACGCGCTGTTCCTGATCGGGTGGGGGCGGCCGCGCGGCGGCGGCAAGGTGCAGGCCGTGACGGCGGCTTCGACGGCGGCGACGCTGGCGGTGGCGGGGTTCGTGCTGCCGTACACGCTCGACGGGGGCGACGGTGAGGGCGTAACGGGTCCGCGGGCCACGGTTGCTTCGCCGGGTCTGGAGGCGTTGCGGCCGGACAGCAGCACTGGGGGCAGGGCTCCTCAGGGGAACCGGCCCACGGCCTCGGCGGCCGAACCGGAGGCGGCCGGGTCGCCGTCGGCGGAATCGTTCCGGCCGCTGTCCGTGCCGTCGCTGCCGGAAGTGGCGGTGCCGAAGGTCTCGGTGACCCCGCTGCCAGTGCTGCCCGCGCCTGAGGTGCCACGTGTGCCCGAGGTGCCGGAACTGCCCCAGTCCCCGGAACTGCCCGAGACCCCTGACCTGCCGGTCGAGCCCTCCGCCGCGCCGTCCGCGTCGCTCCCTCTCCCCACGGCGCCGCCTCAGCCGTAA
- a CDS encoding ABC transporter ATP-binding protein, translating into MGVEICVEGLTKSFGHQVIWQDVSLTLPAGEVSVMLGPSGTGKSVFLKTLVGLLKPERGSITIQGRDITRLREHDLYEVRKLFGVLFQDGALFGSMNLYDNIAFPLREHTRKSESEIRRIVLEKMDMVGLIGAEGKLPGEISGGMRKRAGLARALVLDPEIILFDEPDSGLDPVRVAYLNQLIVDLNAQIDATFLIVTHDIASARQVPDNIGLLFRRELVMFGPREDLLTSDEPVVRQFLNGRMQGPIGMAEEKDAAQVEQELAALGDDGKGTQSPGSQAMTPRLLPGPDIPRPPRWEAIARREAALHQKTVVGA; encoded by the coding sequence ATGGGTGTCGAGATCTGTGTGGAAGGGCTGACCAAGTCCTTCGGTCACCAGGTCATCTGGCAGGACGTCTCACTGACGCTGCCCGCCGGGGAGGTCTCGGTCATGCTCGGCCCCTCGGGCACGGGCAAGTCGGTGTTTCTCAAGACGCTCGTCGGACTGCTGAAGCCGGAGCGTGGCTCGATCACGATCCAGGGCCGGGACATCACGCGGCTCCGCGAGCACGACCTGTACGAGGTGCGCAAGCTCTTCGGCGTGCTGTTCCAGGACGGCGCGCTGTTCGGCTCGATGAACCTGTACGACAACATCGCCTTCCCCTTGCGCGAGCACACCCGTAAGTCCGAGAGCGAGATCCGGCGGATCGTGCTGGAGAAGATGGACATGGTCGGGCTGATCGGCGCCGAGGGGAAGCTGCCCGGCGAGATCTCCGGCGGGATGCGGAAGAGGGCGGGACTGGCCCGGGCCCTGGTGCTCGACCCGGAGATCATCCTCTTCGACGAGCCCGACTCGGGCCTCGACCCGGTTCGCGTGGCCTATCTCAACCAGCTCATCGTCGACCTCAACGCCCAGATCGACGCGACCTTCCTGATCGTCACGCACGACATCGCCTCCGCCCGCCAGGTGCCGGACAACATCGGGCTGCTGTTCCGCCGCGAACTGGTGATGTTCGGGCCGCGCGAGGATCTGCTGACCAGCGACGAGCCCGTCGTACGGCAGTTCCTGAACGGCCGCATGCAGGGCCCCATCGGCATGGCGGAGGAGAAGGACGCCGCCCAGGTCGAGCAGGAGCTGGCCGCGCTCGGCGACGACGGCAAGGGCACACAGTCTCCCGGCAGTCAGGCCATGACTCCCCGCCTGCTGCCGGGGCCGGATATCCCCCGGCCACCCCGCTGGGAGGCCATCGCCCGGCGCGAGGCCGCGCTGCACCAGAAGACGGTGGTCGGCGCATGA
- a CDS encoding MCE family protein, which translates to MALLTALSLIAALTYVLWPRPEPVRVTAYFPRTVGIYPGSDVRVLGVRIGEVKEITPEGGRVRVEVEYEADRKVPAEAQAAIINSSVVSDRYVQLLPVYRGGPVLRDGDEIPESRTAVPVELDRVFDSLHTTAEALGPEGANKDGSLSRLLGVSADNLDGQGKNLHQTVEDLSKAVTTLSDGRTDLFGTIRNLHVFTAALAADDKSVRSFNNSLAKVAAQLAGERKDLAAALQNLGTALGDVSGFVKRNKKSLTANVEGLSKVTKVLVTQRAALEELLEVAPTGMSNLNNAYNPSAGTLDTRNNADQAQDPASLLCSVLRTTGDEGGKNPDCGELEELFDSLPVVPQGGAAVTGTVDRTLGGILEASA; encoded by the coding sequence CTGGCCCTGCTCACCGCACTGTCCCTGATCGCCGCGCTCACGTACGTCCTGTGGCCGCGTCCCGAGCCGGTCCGCGTGACGGCGTACTTCCCGCGCACGGTCGGCATCTACCCCGGCTCGGACGTCCGCGTCCTGGGCGTACGGATCGGCGAGGTCAAGGAGATCACGCCGGAGGGCGGCCGGGTGCGGGTGGAGGTGGAGTACGAGGCGGATCGCAAGGTCCCGGCCGAGGCCCAGGCGGCGATCATCAACTCGTCGGTGGTCAGCGACCGTTACGTGCAGCTGCTGCCGGTGTACCGGGGCGGTCCGGTGCTGCGGGACGGGGACGAGATCCCCGAGTCGCGCACAGCCGTACCGGTCGAGCTGGACCGTGTCTTCGACAGCCTGCACACCACGGCCGAGGCGCTCGGCCCCGAGGGCGCCAACAAGGACGGCTCCCTGTCGCGGCTGCTGGGGGTGAGCGCGGACAACCTCGACGGCCAGGGCAAGAACCTCCACCAGACGGTCGAGGACCTCTCGAAGGCCGTCACGACCCTGTCCGACGGCCGCACGGACCTGTTCGGCACGATCCGCAACCTCCATGTCTTCACGGCGGCGCTGGCGGCCGACGACAAGAGCGTGCGGTCGTTCAACAACAGCCTGGCGAAGGTCGCCGCCCAACTCGCGGGCGAACGCAAGGACTTGGCGGCTGCGCTGCAGAACCTCGGGACGGCACTGGGCGACGTGTCCGGCTTCGTGAAGAGGAACAAGAAATCGCTGACCGCGAACGTGGAGGGTCTGAGCAAGGTGACCAAGGTGCTCGTCACCCAACGGGCCGCGCTGGAGGAGCTGTTGGAGGTGGCCCCGACCGGCATGTCGAACCTCAACAACGCCTACAACCCGTCGGCCGGCACCCTCGACACCCGCAACAACGCCGATCAGGCGCAGGATCCGGCTTCGCTGCTGTGCTCGGTGCTCAGGACGACGGGGGACGAGGGCGGAAAGAACCCGGACTGCGGGGAGTTGGAGGAGCTCTTCGACTCCCTGCCCGTGGTGCCGCAGGGCGGCGCGGCGGTCACGGGCACGGTCGACCGCACCCTGGGCGGAATCCTGGAGGCGAGTGCATGA
- a CDS encoding response regulator transcription factor, with protein MPKPPSTDAVPAIPDVLLVVGDPRTSEPLAAMLELAGHRTVVVDRATEAHVLLTEGCFGLVILDVTLPDTEALRDSRRLLAPDRPAVLLLTGAGEFLGSMPGGGPGAADGQPGGGPGRVAEVLARARQLVHREEPARWDGALRHGDLVLDDATRRARRGERTIELTPAEYRLLRCLLVNAERVLSKEQIGRHVWDDPPTDGAVERLVSRLRRKVNGEREQIALIHTRRGFGYWLGRSVQP; from the coding sequence ATGCCGAAGCCGCCGTCGACCGACGCGGTACCGGCGATACCGGATGTCCTGCTCGTCGTCGGCGACCCCCGTACGTCCGAGCCGCTCGCGGCGATGCTGGAGCTCGCCGGTCACCGGACCGTCGTGGTGGACCGTGCCACCGAGGCCCACGTTCTGCTCACCGAAGGCTGCTTCGGTCTGGTCATCCTCGATGTGACCCTGCCCGACACCGAGGCGCTCAGGGACAGCCGCCGCCTCCTCGCCCCCGATCGCCCCGCGGTCCTGCTGCTCACCGGAGCGGGCGAGTTCCTGGGCAGCATGCCCGGGGGCGGCCCCGGCGCGGCGGACGGACAGCCTGGCGGGGGACCAGGCCGAGTGGCCGAAGTCCTGGCTCGGGCACGGCAGTTGGTGCACCGCGAGGAGCCGGCCCGCTGGGACGGCGCCCTGCGCCACGGCGACCTCGTACTCGACGACGCCACCCGCCGAGCCCGCCGCGGTGAGCGCACCATCGAGCTCACGCCCGCCGAGTACCGGCTGCTGCGCTGCCTGCTCGTGAACGCCGAGCGCGTGTTGTCCAAGGAGCAGATCGGCCGGCATGTCTGGGACGACCCGCCGACCGACGGTGCGGTCGAGCGGCTCGTGTCGCGGCTGCGGCGCAAGGTGAACGGGGAGCGGGAGCAGATCGCGCTGATCCACACCCGGCGCGGCTTCGGCTACTGGCTGGGCCGGTCCGTACAGCCGTAA
- a CDS encoding MCE family protein, translating to MNRKQGPEPLFKVRVEPPRLPRIRLPKVRLVPRRKPRPRPQPLIKVRVERPKLPTIRIRRPRLTPFRERNPVAIGAVGLTTLALLAVAAFNADRLPVIGDGETYSAAFAEAGGLKPGDEVRVAGVKVGKVEEVDLDGDHVKVTFKIKGEPGFGTETGASIRVKTILGAKYLALHPKGGGRLAPGSEIPLKRTIPAYDVVQAFSDLTTTSEKVDTDRVAKALDTISTTFEDSPSEVRASLKGLSQISRTVASRDKALRELLDRANGVTGVLADRSDDFTALVKDGDKLFKEISKRREAIHRLLKSSAALGIQLSGLVQDNDKEIGPALKGLNRVVTMLERNQSSLDRSIKLLAPYVRLFTNTLGNGRWFDSYVQNLVAAPVVPRTGGAQ from the coding sequence ATGAACCGTAAGCAAGGTCCCGAGCCGCTGTTCAAGGTGCGGGTGGAGCCGCCGCGGCTGCCGAGGATACGTCTGCCGAAGGTACGGCTCGTGCCGCGCCGGAAGCCCCGCCCGCGCCCTCAGCCGCTGATCAAAGTGCGCGTCGAGCGGCCCAAGCTGCCGACGATACGAATCCGTCGCCCGCGCCTCACCCCGTTCCGCGAGCGCAACCCCGTCGCCATCGGAGCCGTCGGCCTCACCACCCTCGCCCTGCTGGCCGTGGCCGCGTTCAACGCCGACCGCCTGCCGGTGATCGGCGACGGCGAGACGTACAGCGCGGCCTTCGCCGAAGCGGGCGGGCTCAAGCCCGGTGACGAGGTGCGGGTCGCCGGGGTCAAGGTCGGCAAGGTCGAGGAGGTCGACCTGGACGGCGACCACGTCAAGGTCACCTTCAAGATCAAGGGCGAGCCGGGCTTCGGGACGGAGACCGGCGCGTCGATCCGGGTCAAGACGATCCTCGGCGCGAAGTACCTCGCACTGCACCCCAAGGGCGGAGGCCGGTTGGCGCCCGGCAGCGAGATACCGCTGAAGCGCACGATCCCCGCGTACGACGTCGTACAGGCATTCAGCGACCTCACCACGACATCGGAGAAGGTCGACACCGACCGCGTGGCGAAGGCCCTTGACACCATCTCGACGACCTTCGAGGACTCCCCCTCCGAGGTGCGGGCATCCCTCAAGGGCCTGTCACAGATCTCCCGGACGGTGGCCTCCCGCGACAAGGCGCTGCGCGAGCTGCTCGACCGCGCGAACGGCGTCACGGGCGTGCTGGCCGACCGATCCGACGACTTCACCGCCCTGGTGAAGGACGGCGACAAGCTGTTCAAGGAGATCAGCAAGCGGCGCGAGGCGATCCACAGACTGCTGAAGAGCTCCGCCGCGCTCGGCATCCAGCTCTCCGGCCTGGTCCAGGACAACGACAAGGAGATCGGGCCCGCGCTCAAGGGCCTGAACCGAGTGGTGACGATGCTCGAACGGAACCAATCCAGCCTGGACCGGAGCATCAAGCTCCTGGCGCCCTACGTACGGCTCTTCACCAACACCCTCGGCAACGGCCGCTGGTTCGACTCCTACGTCCAGAACCTGGTGGCGGCTCCGGTGGTGCCGCGGACGGGAGGGGCGCAGTGA